The following are from one region of the Myotis daubentonii chromosome 2, mMyoDau2.1, whole genome shotgun sequence genome:
- the KRT77 gene encoding keratin, type II cytoskeletal 1b: MSRQFSSQSAFSSRSKRVYSLGSSAGSGGGRLAVGSVCQARGRCGGGGGYGSHGYGGGFGSQSLYNLGGSKSISVNLVERSSSGFRQGGGVGGGFGGARSFGGGGSGGGGLGGGAFGGFGGRGSGGGGFGGGAFGGGGFGGGFGGSSFRLGGFGASCPLGGIQPVSINQSLLQPLDLEVDPEIHRVKTQEREQIKVLNNKFASFIDKVRFLEQQNQVLQTKWELLQQLNTSTQPFSLEPALENYISELRRQVDFLNAEQMRQNSEVMNMQDVVESYKNKYEEEINRRTNNENDFVILKKDVDAAYINKVDLQSKVDLLVAEANFLKHIFEMELSQMQTYISETNVIVSMDNNRSLDLDSIIEAVQIQYEMIAQKSKEEAEALYQTKYQELQMTAGRHGDDLKNSRMEIADLNRTIQRLQAEISSLKKQNDQMRSLISDAEEKGDQALQDAAQKLQGMEEALQQSKEHMARLLRDYQALLGAKLSLDVEIATYRRLLECEESRMSGELQSHVSISVQSSQVSLSGAGGGGGRGSGGYSSGGGGGGSSSWGYSSRGGAGGGSQGGSGGGYGASSGGNYGGSSKSGRKFGGRSGGSSKLQIIQTSTNTSHKHIVE, from the exons ATGAGCCGCCAGTTTAGCTCTCAGTCGGCGTTTAGCTCAAGGAGCAAGCGAGTTTACAGCCTTGGCTCTTCTGCAGGCTCTGGTGGTGGCAGGttggctgtgggctctgtgtGTCAGGCCCGAGGGAGgtgtggcggtggtggtgggtaTGGAAGCCATGGGTATGGAGGGGGGTTTGGCTCTCAGAGCCTCTACAATCTGGGTGGCAGTAAAAGCATCTCGGTTAACCTAGTGGAGAGAAGCTCCAGTGGTTTCCGCCAGGGTGGGGGAGTGGGCGGGGGATTTGGAGGGGCCAGGAGCTTTGGCGGTGGTGGCTCTGGAGGTGGTGGTTTGGGAGGTGGCGCTTTTGGTGGTTTTGGGGGTCGTGGCTCTGGAGGTGGTGGCTTTGGAGGTGGTGCCTTTGGGGGTGGTGGTTTTGGAGGTGGTTTTGGAGGTAGCAGTTTTAGGCTTGGGGGCTTTGGTGCCTCTTGTCCCCTGGGGGGAATCCAACCGGTGAGCATTAACCAGAGCCTGCTACAGCCTCTTGACCTGGAGGTGGACCCTGAAATTCATAGGGTCAAGACCCAGGAGCGGGAGCAGATCAAGGTTCTCAACAACAAGTTTGCCTCCTTCATTGACAAG GTGCGATTCCTGGAGCAGCAGAATCAGGTGCTACAAACAAAATGGGAGCTGCTGCAGCAGTTAAACACGTCGACTCAGCCCTTCAGCCTGGAGCCTGCCTTGGAGAACTACATCAGCGAGCTGCGGAGGCAGGTGGACTTCCTCAATGCAGAGCAGATGCGCCAGAACTCAGAGGTCATGAACATGCAGGATGTGGTGGAGTCCTACAAGAACAA ATATGAAGAAGAAATCAACAGGAGGACCAACAATGAGAATGACTTTGTCATCCTAAAGAAG GATGTGGATGCTGCTTATATAAACAAAGTAGACCTACAGTCCAAGGTGGATCTTCTGGTTGCGGAGGCCAATTTCCTGAAACATATATTCGAGATG GAGCTGTCCCAGATGCAGACCTACATCAGTGAAACCAATGTCATTGTGTCCATGGACAATAACCGCTCCCTGGATCTGGACAGCATCATCGAAGCCGTGCAGATCCAGTACGAGATGATCGCACAGAAGAGCAAGGAGGAGGCTGAGGCGCTGTATCAGACCAAG TACCAGGAGCTCCAGATGACAGCGGGAAGACATGGAGATGATCTGAAGAACAGCAGGATGGAGATTGCGGACCTCAACCGCACCATCCAGCGGCTGCAAGCTGAGATCAGCAGCCTCAAGAAGCAG AATGATCAGATGCGCTCGCTCATTTCGGAtgcagaggagaaaggagatcAGGCCCTCCAGGACGCAGCGCAGAAGCTGCAGGGCATGGAGGAGGCCCTGCAGCAGTCCAAGGAGCATATGGCCCGGCTGCTACGTGACTACCAGGCACTGCTAGGCGCCAAGCTGTCCCTGGATGTGGAGATAGCCACCTACCGCAGGCTGCTGGAGTGCGAGGAGAGCAG GATGTCAGGAGAGCTGCAGAGCCACGTGAGCATCT CTGTGCAGAGCAGCCAGGTGTCTCTCAGCGGCGCAGGAGGCGGCGGTGGTCGAGGCTCTGGAGGTTACAGCAGCGGTGGAGGCggcggtggcagcagcagctggggctACAGCTCCCGTGGGGGTGCTGGAGGGGGCTCCCAAGGGGGCAGTGGAGGTGGTTATGGGGCCAGCAGTGGAGGAAACTACGGAGGGAGCAGCAAAAGTGGCAGAAAGTTTGGGGGCAGAAGTGGCGGCTCCTCCAAACTGCAGATCATCCAAACTTCTACCAACACCTCCCACAAGCACATTGTGGAGTAG